From a region of the Pseudoxanthomonas sp. X-1 genome:
- a CDS encoding histidine kinase: MKIRLGSLKIGLFAYMALWTAVALIFALQNKLNHGMPATNWPLWDMLRWSLIQWYTWAALAPTVFRLAERYPVRDTLIFHGLGRQLLISLCMTFIAMMIGAMVSTLFEPSGFDEQLRYFLQQHYAIGLLTYWMLFAIQQAIHFHAEKARRELEASQLATDLAQSRLLVLRSQLQPHFLFNTLHAIITLLEEDSASAEDMLLRLSELLRAFLEDYDGQEISLRQELVLLELYLGIQRTRFKDRLTTRIYIAPDTLDCAVPSLILQPIVENAIHHGIGKRVGADSIEIESRREGDTLYLDVRNRNSDIDNQGASTRADRLACDTRQAPSHGIGLSNTRLRLKELYGDAARVRLDITWPQGVVCRIQLPFRKFEEPTAETFGRDSQGVAANRRDAGLFNEDDDPEVPRA; encoded by the coding sequence ATGAAGATCCGCCTGGGCAGTCTCAAGATCGGCCTGTTCGCCTACATGGCGCTGTGGACAGCGGTCGCGCTGATATTCGCTCTGCAGAACAAGCTCAACCACGGAATGCCCGCCACCAACTGGCCGCTCTGGGACATGCTCCGTTGGTCGTTGATCCAGTGGTACACATGGGCGGCCCTCGCACCCACCGTGTTCCGGCTGGCCGAGCGCTACCCGGTACGCGATACGCTGATCTTCCACGGATTGGGCAGGCAGCTTCTGATCAGCCTGTGCATGACGTTCATCGCGATGATGATCGGCGCGATGGTGTCCACGCTGTTCGAACCCAGCGGCTTCGACGAACAGCTCAGGTACTTCCTGCAGCAACACTACGCGATAGGCCTGCTGACCTATTGGATGTTGTTCGCCATCCAACAGGCCATCCACTTCCACGCCGAGAAGGCGCGACGTGAGCTGGAGGCCAGCCAGCTGGCCACCGACCTAGCACAATCGCGGCTGCTCGTACTCAGGTCGCAGCTGCAGCCGCATTTCCTGTTCAACACGCTGCACGCCATCATCACCCTGCTCGAAGAGGACAGCGCCTCGGCCGAGGACATGCTGCTGCGCCTAAGCGAACTGCTGCGTGCGTTTCTGGAGGACTACGATGGCCAGGAAATCAGCCTGCGCCAGGAACTGGTGTTGTTGGAGCTTTATCTTGGAATCCAGCGCACGCGCTTCAAGGACCGCCTGACCACACGGATCTACATCGCTCCTGACACGCTGGACTGCGCGGTGCCGAGCCTGATCCTGCAGCCGATCGTCGAGAACGCGATCCACCACGGCATCGGCAAGCGCGTGGGCGCGGACAGCATCGAGATCGAGAGCCGCCGCGAAGGCGATACGCTTTACCTGGACGTGCGCAACCGTAACAGCGACATCGACAATCAAGGTGCTAGCACTCGCGCCGACCGGCTCGCCTGCGATACCAGGCAGGCCCCTAGTCACGGCATCGGCCTGTCCAACACCCGCCTGCGGCTGAAGGAGCTGTATGGCGATGCCGCGCGGGTGCGCCTGGATATCACCTGGCCGCAGGGCGTCGTCTGCCGCATCCAGTTGCCGTTCCGCAAATTCGAAGAGCCCACGGCCGAAACATTCGGACGCGAC
- the metH gene encoding methionine synthase — translation MSTAAPSPRYTRLSGLEPLVITPQLLFVNVGERTNVTGSAQFRKMIKEERYEEAVEVARQQVENGAQILDVNMDEGLIDSEKAMVRFLNLIASEPDIARIPVMVDSSKWSVIEAGLQCLQGKGVVNSISLKEGEDAFIEHARKVLRYGAAAVVMAFDETGQADTCARKVEICTRAYRILTERVGFPPEDIIFDPNIFAVATGIEEHDNYAVDFIEATRIIKDSLPHCHVSGGVSNVSFSFRGNETVRAAIHSVFLYHAIKAGMDMGIVNAGALPIYDDLDPELRERVEDVILNRRKDGTERLLEIAERYKGKKGEKRVEDLAWREKSVRDRLAHALVNGIDAYVEADTEEARTQAARPLDVIEGPLMDGMNVVGDLFGAGKMFLPQVVKSARVMKKAVAYLLPFIEEEKLRTGDVGKSNGKIIMATVKGDVHDIGKNIVGVVLACNNFDVVDLGVMVPTQTILDRARAENADIIGLSGLITPSLEEMTHVAREMQRQGFEMPLMIGGATTSRAHTALKIDPHYSAPTIWVKDASRAVGVAQSLISRDMRSAFVAANDADYAEIRERHKNRGDAKRLVTLAKARGQKFDGGWDHYTPPAPRRLGVTVLDDYPLAELVDCIDWTPFFNAWELFGKYPAILTDAVVGAQASELFRDAQAMLRQIVEEKWLTAKAVFGLWPANSVGDDVEVVLMDHRDSGLEIGDSQRPSPIPNPQSRHFLRFLRQQVDKPADRPDFCLADFIAPKDSGKQDWIGAFAVTAGIGIEPHVARFEAAHDDYNAILLKALADRLAEALAERLHQRVRTEFWGYAADEALDNAALIAEKYRGIRPAPGYPACPEHSEKGLLFELLDAPTNAGMTLTESFAMLPTAAVSGYYFSHPGSQYFVVGRVTKEQVADYARRKGVDLAQAERWLASNLDYDPE, via the coding sequence ATGTCCACTGCTGCACCCTCGCCCCGCTACACCCGCCTGTCCGGCCTGGAACCGCTGGTCATCACACCGCAACTGCTGTTCGTCAATGTCGGCGAACGCACCAACGTCACCGGCAGCGCGCAGTTCCGCAAGATGATCAAGGAGGAGCGCTACGAAGAGGCGGTGGAGGTCGCCCGCCAGCAGGTGGAGAACGGCGCGCAGATCCTCGACGTCAACATGGACGAGGGCCTGATCGACTCGGAGAAGGCGATGGTGCGCTTTCTCAACCTGATCGCCTCCGAGCCGGACATCGCCCGCATCCCGGTGATGGTGGACAGCTCCAAGTGGAGCGTGATCGAGGCCGGCCTGCAGTGCCTGCAGGGCAAGGGCGTGGTCAACTCGATCTCGCTGAAGGAGGGCGAGGACGCCTTCATCGAACACGCGCGCAAGGTGCTGCGCTACGGCGCCGCCGCGGTGGTGATGGCCTTCGACGAGACCGGCCAGGCCGACACCTGCGCGCGCAAGGTCGAGATCTGCACGCGCGCCTACCGCATCCTCACCGAGCGGGTCGGCTTCCCGCCCGAGGACATCATCTTCGATCCCAACATCTTCGCCGTGGCCACCGGCATCGAGGAGCACGACAACTACGCGGTGGACTTCATCGAGGCCACGCGCATCATCAAGGACTCCCTGCCGCACTGCCACGTGTCCGGCGGCGTGTCCAACGTGTCCTTCTCCTTCCGCGGCAACGAGACGGTGCGCGCGGCGATCCACTCGGTGTTCCTGTACCACGCCATCAAGGCCGGCATGGACATGGGCATCGTCAACGCCGGCGCCCTGCCGATCTACGACGACCTGGACCCGGAGCTGCGCGAGCGCGTGGAGGACGTGATCCTCAACCGCCGCAAGGACGGCACCGAGCGCCTGCTGGAGATCGCCGAACGCTACAAGGGCAAGAAAGGCGAGAAGCGGGTCGAGGACCTGGCCTGGCGCGAGAAGTCGGTGCGCGACCGCCTCGCCCACGCGCTGGTCAACGGTATCGATGCCTACGTCGAGGCCGACACCGAGGAGGCGCGCACCCAGGCCGCGCGTCCGCTGGACGTGATCGAAGGCCCGCTGATGGACGGCATGAACGTGGTCGGCGACCTGTTCGGCGCCGGCAAGATGTTCCTGCCGCAGGTGGTGAAGTCCGCGCGGGTGATGAAAAAGGCGGTGGCCTATCTGCTGCCCTTCATCGAGGAGGAGAAGCTGCGCACCGGCGATGTGGGCAAGTCCAACGGCAAGATCATCATGGCCACGGTCAAGGGCGACGTGCACGACATCGGCAAGAACATCGTCGGCGTGGTCCTGGCCTGCAACAACTTCGACGTGGTCGACCTGGGCGTGATGGTGCCGACCCAGACCATCCTGGACCGCGCCCGTGCCGAGAACGCCGACATCATCGGCCTGTCCGGCCTGATCACGCCCTCGCTGGAGGAGATGACCCACGTGGCGCGCGAGATGCAGCGCCAGGGCTTCGAGATGCCGCTGATGATCGGCGGCGCCACCACCTCGCGCGCGCACACCGCGCTGAAGATCGACCCGCACTACAGCGCGCCGACGATCTGGGTCAAGGACGCCTCGCGCGCGGTGGGTGTGGCGCAGTCGCTGATCTCGCGCGACATGCGCAGCGCCTTCGTCGCCGCCAACGATGCCGACTACGCCGAGATCCGCGAGCGCCACAAGAATCGCGGCGACGCCAAACGCCTGGTCACGTTGGCCAAGGCGCGCGGGCAGAAGTTCGACGGCGGCTGGGACCACTACACCCCGCCGGCGCCCAGGCGCCTGGGCGTCACCGTGCTGGACGACTATCCGCTGGCCGAGCTGGTGGACTGCATCGACTGGACGCCGTTCTTCAACGCCTGGGAGCTGTTCGGCAAGTATCCGGCCATCCTGACCGACGCCGTGGTCGGCGCCCAGGCCAGCGAACTGTTCCGCGATGCGCAGGCGATGCTCAGGCAGATCGTCGAGGAGAAATGGCTGACCGCCAAGGCCGTGTTCGGCCTGTGGCCGGCCAATAGCGTGGGTGACGATGTGGAGGTGGTCCTGATGGACCACCGGGATTCGGGATTGGAGATTGGGGATTCGCAGCGACCATCCCCAATCCCGAATCCCCAATCCCGGCACTTCCTGCGCTTCCTGCGCCAGCAGGTCGACAAGCCGGCCGATCGCCCGGACTTCTGCCTGGCCGACTTCATCGCGCCCAAGGACAGCGGCAAGCAGGACTGGATCGGTGCGTTCGCGGTGACCGCGGGCATCGGCATCGAGCCGCACGTGGCGCGCTTCGAGGCCGCGCACGACGACTACAACGCGATCCTGCTCAAGGCCCTGGCCGACCGCCTGGCCGAGGCCCTGGCCGAACGCCTGCACCAGCGCGTGCGCACCGAGTTCTGGGGCTATGCGGCCGACGAAGCGCTCGACAACGCCGCGCTGATCGCCGAGAAGTACCGTGGCATCCGCCCTGCCCCCGGCTATCCGGCCTGCCCCGAACACAGCGAGAAGGGTCTGCTGTTCGAACTGCTGGATGCGCCGACCAACGCCGGCATGACCCTGACCGAGAGCTTCGCCATGCTGCCGACCGCGGCGGTGAGCGGCTACTACTTCAGCCATCCCGGTTCGCAGTACTTCGTCGTCGGCCGCGTCACCAAGGAACAGGTCGCCGACTACGCGCGTCGCAAGGGCGTGGACCTGGCCCAGGCCGAACGCTGGCTGGCCTCGAATCTGGATTACGACCCGGAATAG
- a CDS encoding short chain dehydrogenase has translation MKKILLIGASGTLGRAVQTLLAPRYEVIAASRHDARHPVDLRDESSVLALFERVGRLDAIVSTTGNVHFGPLAQMTAAQFDSGLQDKLLGQVRLALLGQGQLNDGGSITLTTGILAEQPIAQGVNATAVNAAVEGFVRAAACELPRGLRINAVSPTVLAEAWDAYADFFPGFEPVPAARAALAFQRSIEGVQTGQIFKVW, from the coding sequence ATGAAGAAGATCCTGCTCATCGGGGCCAGCGGCACGCTCGGGCGTGCCGTGCAGACCCTGCTCGCGCCGCGCTACGAGGTGATCGCCGCCTCGCGCCATGACGCCCGCCACCCGGTCGACCTGCGCGACGAGTCCAGCGTGTTGGCGCTGTTCGAACGCGTGGGCCGCCTCGACGCCATCGTCTCCACCACCGGCAACGTGCACTTCGGCCCGCTGGCGCAGATGACCGCGGCCCAGTTCGACAGCGGCCTGCAGGACAAGCTGCTCGGCCAGGTGCGCCTGGCGCTGCTGGGCCAGGGGCAGCTCAACGACGGCGGCTCGATCACGCTGACCACCGGCATCCTGGCCGAACAGCCGATCGCCCAGGGCGTCAACGCCACCGCGGTGAACGCGGCGGTAGAAGGCTTCGTGCGCGCGGCGGCCTGCGAACTGCCGCGCGGCCTGCGCATCAACGCGGTCAGCCCCACGGTCCTGGCCGAGGCGTGGGACGCCTACGCCGATTTCTTCCCCGGTTTCGAACCGGTCCCCGCCGCCCGCGCGGCGCTGGCCTTCCAGCGCAGCATCGAGGGCGTGCAGACCGGACAGATTTTCAAGGTCTGGTGA
- a CDS encoding homocysteine S-methyltransferase family protein — MSTTRSLPWLNPARTQLLLDALASRILIIDGAMGTMIQRHRLEEADYRGERFAGGFDSLQAQDHVHGPGCDHGHDLKGNNDLLLLSNPQVIAGVHTAYLEAGADLLETNTFNATAVSQADYHLEHLVYELNKEGARVARQCCDAIEATTPDKPRFVIGVLGPTSRTASISPDVNDPGFRNTSFEALRLTYREAVEGLIDGGADTLMVETIFDTLNAKAALFAIEEAFDDRGARLPVMISGTITDASGRTLSGQTAEAFYTSLMHARPLSIGLNCALGAKDLRPHVETLATVADCYVSAHPNAGLPNAFGEYDETPEEMAETLHEFATAGLLNLVGGCCGTSPDHIRAIAEAVAGLAPRQLPQRLAQAA; from the coding sequence ATGAGCACGACCCGATCCCTGCCCTGGCTCAACCCGGCCCGCACCCAGCTGCTGCTGGACGCGCTGGCCAGCCGCATCCTGATCATCGATGGCGCGATGGGCACCATGATCCAGCGCCACAGACTGGAGGAAGCCGACTATCGCGGCGAGCGCTTCGCCGGCGGCTTCGACAGCCTTCAGGCGCAGGATCATGTGCACGGCCCGGGTTGCGACCACGGCCACGACCTCAAGGGCAACAACGACCTGTTGCTGCTCAGCAATCCGCAGGTCATCGCCGGCGTGCACACGGCCTACCTGGAGGCCGGCGCCGACCTGCTGGAGACCAACACCTTCAACGCCACCGCTGTCAGCCAGGCCGACTACCACCTGGAGCACCTGGTCTACGAATTGAACAAGGAGGGCGCACGCGTGGCCCGCCAGTGCTGCGACGCCATCGAGGCCACCACGCCGGACAAGCCACGCTTCGTGATCGGCGTGCTGGGCCCCACCAGCCGCACCGCCTCGATCAGCCCGGACGTCAACGACCCGGGCTTCCGCAACACCAGCTTCGAGGCCCTGCGCCTGACCTATCGCGAGGCGGTGGAAGGCCTGATCGACGGCGGCGCCGACACGCTCATGGTCGAGACCATCTTCGACACGCTCAATGCCAAGGCCGCGCTGTTCGCCATCGAGGAGGCCTTCGACGACCGCGGCGCACGGCTGCCGGTGATGATCTCCGGCACCATCACCGATGCCTCCGGCCGCACCCTGTCCGGGCAGACGGCCGAAGCGTTCTACACCTCGCTGATGCACGCCCGCCCGCTGTCGATCGGCCTGAACTGCGCGCTGGGCGCCAAGGACCTGCGCCCGCACGTGGAGACGCTGGCGACCGTGGCCGACTGCTACGTCAGCGCGCATCCCAACGCCGGCCTGCCCAATGCCTTCGGCGAGTACGACGAGACGCCGGAGGAAATGGCCGAAACGCTGCACGAATTCGCCACCGCCGGCCTGCTGAACCTGGTCGGCGGCTGCTGTGGCACCTCGCCGGACCATATCCGCGCCATCGCCGAGGCCGTGGCCGGCCTCGCGCCGCGCCAGCTGCCGCAGCGCCTGGCGCAGGCGGCCTGA
- a CDS encoding metalloregulator ArsR/SmtB family transcription factor translates to MDLEAWSARLKVFADATRVRLLALLAGEELTVAELSAITRLAQPRVSTHLARLKDSGLVRDRRAGVSAYYRFDEDNLDPAQRELWRSLRAGSDDPLLRQDAERVAEVLAARAATQNWADSVAGDMERHYSPGRTWEALARTALPLLHTGDVLDIASGDGVLAELLSPHSHRYVCVDTSARVVAAAGERLRRFPNVEVREGDMHALPFEAGTFDLVVLMHALTYSQRPAKAVAEAARVLRPGGKLLLSSLGRHEHQSVVNAYGHVNLGFTEAELRRFAEKSGLQVASLQVVTRERRPPHFEVISLTGIKP, encoded by the coding sequence ATGGATCTGGAAGCTTGGTCGGCGCGCCTGAAGGTCTTCGCCGACGCCACCCGCGTGCGTCTGCTGGCCCTGCTGGCCGGCGAGGAGCTGACCGTGGCCGAGCTGTCGGCCATCACCCGGCTGGCCCAGCCGCGGGTGTCCACGCATCTGGCCAGGCTCAAGGATTCGGGCCTGGTGCGCGACCGCCGCGCCGGCGTGTCGGCCTACTACCGCTTCGACGAGGACAACCTGGATCCGGCCCAGCGCGAGCTGTGGCGCAGCCTGCGCGCCGGCAGCGACGACCCGCTGCTGCGCCAGGACGCCGAGCGGGTGGCCGAGGTGCTGGCCGCACGCGCCGCCACCCAGAACTGGGCCGACAGCGTGGCCGGCGACATGGAGCGGCACTACTCGCCCGGCCGCACCTGGGAAGCGCTGGCGCGCACCGCCCTGCCGCTGCTGCACACCGGTGACGTGCTCGACATCGCCTCCGGCGATGGCGTGCTGGCCGAACTGCTCTCGCCGCATTCACACCGCTACGTCTGCGTGGACACCAGTGCGCGCGTGGTCGCCGCCGCGGGCGAGCGCCTGCGCCGCTTCCCCAATGTCGAGGTGCGCGAAGGTGACATGCATGCGCTGCCGTTCGAGGCCGGCACCTTCGACCTGGTGGTGCTGATGCATGCGCTGACCTATTCGCAGCGCCCGGCCAAGGCCGTGGCCGAGGCCGCGCGCGTGCTGCGCCCGGGCGGCAAGCTGCTGCTCTCCAGCCTGGGCCGGCACGAGCACCAGTCGGTGGTCAACGCCTATGGCCACGTCAACCTGGGCTTCACCGAGGCCGAGCTGCGCCGGTTCGCCGAGAAGAGCGGGCTGCAGGTGGCCAGCCTGCAGGTGGTCACGCGCGAGCGCCGTCCGCCGCATTTCGAAGTCATCTCGCTGACCGGCATCAAGCCGTGA
- a CDS encoding acyl-CoA dehydrogenase family protein, with the protein MDFGYTDEQLMIQDVARRIAQEKIAPSAEHFDKTGEFPLENIQLLGENGLMGIEVPDEYGGAGMDPISYVLAMIEVAAGDGAHSTIMSVNNSLYCTGLLKFGNEEQKQTYVRAIADGSQIGAFALTEPQSGSDATAMRCRAVKQADGSFVINGKKSWITSGPVAKYIVLFAMTDPDKGARGITAFIVDTDRPGFHRGKTEPKLGIRASATCEIEFADYVAQPAEVIGEEGQGFKIAMGVLDAGRIGIASQAIGIARAAYEKTVEYVKERKAFGAPIGTFQMTQAKIADMKCKLDASLLLTLRAAWLKGQGKPFSSEAAIAKLTASEAAMWITHQAVQIHGGMGYSKEMPLERYFRDAKITEIYEGTSEIQRLVIARAETGLR; encoded by the coding sequence GTGGATTTCGGATACACCGACGAGCAGCTGATGATCCAGGATGTGGCCCGCCGCATCGCCCAGGAAAAGATCGCGCCCAGCGCCGAGCACTTCGACAAGACCGGCGAGTTCCCGCTGGAGAACATCCAGCTGCTGGGCGAGAACGGCCTGATGGGCATCGAGGTGCCCGACGAGTACGGCGGCGCGGGCATGGACCCGATCAGCTACGTATTGGCGATGATCGAGGTGGCCGCCGGCGACGGCGCGCATTCGACCATCATGTCGGTCAACAACTCGCTGTACTGCACGGGCCTCTTGAAGTTCGGCAACGAGGAACAGAAGCAGACCTACGTGCGCGCCATCGCCGATGGCAGCCAGATCGGCGCCTTCGCCCTGACCGAACCGCAGTCCGGCTCCGACGCCACGGCCATGCGCTGCCGTGCGGTGAAGCAGGCCGACGGCAGCTTCGTGATCAACGGCAAGAAGAGCTGGATCACCTCGGGCCCCGTGGCCAAGTACATCGTGCTGTTTGCCATGACCGATCCGGACAAGGGCGCACGCGGCATCACCGCCTTCATCGTCGACACCGACCGTCCGGGCTTCCATCGCGGCAAGACCGAACCCAAGCTGGGCATCCGCGCCTCGGCCACCTGCGAGATCGAGTTCGCCGACTACGTGGCCCAGCCGGCCGAGGTGATCGGCGAGGAAGGGCAGGGCTTCAAGATCGCCATGGGCGTGCTGGACGCCGGCCGCATCGGCATCGCCTCGCAGGCCATCGGCATCGCCCGCGCCGCCTACGAGAAGACGGTCGAATACGTGAAGGAGCGCAAGGCCTTCGGCGCGCCGATCGGCACCTTCCAGATGACCCAGGCCAAGATCGCAGACATGAAGTGCAAGCTGGACGCGTCGTTGCTGCTGACCCTGCGCGCCGCCTGGCTCAAGGGCCAGGGCAAGCCCTTCAGCAGCGAGGCGGCCATCGCCAAGCTCACCGCCTCGGAGGCGGCGATGTGGATCACCCACCAGGCCGTGCAGATCCATGGCGGCATGGGCTATTCCAAGGAAATGCCGCTGGAGCGCTACTTCCGCGATGCCAAGATCACCGAGATCTACGAAGGCACCAGCGAGATCCAGCGCCTGGTGATCGCGCGCGCGGAGACCGGACTGCGCTGA
- a CDS encoding multidrug efflux RND transporter permease subunit, whose amino-acid sequence MPKFFINHPVFAWVVAILIALAGVISILNMGIESYPNVAPPQITVQATYPGASADTTERSVTQVIEQQLTGIDNLLYFSSTSSSSGRATITLTFQTGTNADIAQVQVQNKVSLAQPRLPTEVTAQGVVVAKANAGFLMVVGVQSDNASIDRNHLNDIIASRVLDQIARVPGVGSTQHFGSEYAMNIWLDPLKLQGYNMSASQVMAAVQAQNVQFAAGAMGSAPAPEGQAFQVTVSAEGRFTDPAQFENIILRADSDGATVRLKDVARIGFGAQNYGFDTKYNGKPVGAFAIQLLPGANALNVYDAVTAKMNDLSASFPPGVTWFTPYETTTFVKISIEEVVHTLIEAIILVFLVMLIFLQNFRATVIPTLVIPVALLGTFCGLDIIGFTINQLTMFAMVLAIGIVVDDAIVVIENVERIMAEEKLPPREATIKAMEQITGAVVAITVVLAAVFIPSALQGGASGEIYKQFALTIAISMGFSAFLALGFTPSLCASFLKQHEENSHEKKNIVFRTFEKYYGKTEKSYVGMIGRQVRHAPRWMLLFAVLVVLTGFLFTRIPTSFIPEEDQGYALAIVQAPPGTPMQQTNKVMDQIRGTLGKLDGFEGMMQITGFSFLGQGENVGMAFIRLKPWDERPGATQFIGQANGALQGIKGAQIFVVNLPTIQGLGQFGGFDMWLQDRTGAGQDALMAARNQLLGIASQDKSLMQVRPNTLENAPQLQLKVDRVQAQSMGLSVSDIYNSIQLMLAPVYVNDFFYGGRIKRVNMRADAPFRTGPESLEQFYVPSSTQSDAQGNPSMIPLSNVVSTSWASLPPSLARYNGYSAVNINGSPAPGSSSGQAMNTMEGIVHDKLPPGFGFDWSGMSYQEILAGNSQTLLLVLSLVVVFLCLAALYESWSIPVSVLLVVPLGALGALAFTMLRGLSNDIFFQIGLITVIGLAAKNAILIVEFAVMERAQGRTLHDAIVNAAHLRMRPILMTSFAFIMGVVPMAISTGAGANARHAISTGVIGGMVFATVLGLLLIPMFFIVVRRLLGDKMDEPSKEYLASHQDGGQDGQPPRQDTPQGHGGH is encoded by the coding sequence ATGCCCAAGTTCTTCATCAATCACCCGGTCTTCGCCTGGGTCGTCGCGATCCTGATCGCGCTGGCCGGCGTGATCTCGATCCTCAATATGGGTATCGAGTCCTACCCCAACGTCGCGCCGCCGCAGATCACGGTGCAGGCGACCTATCCCGGCGCCAGCGCGGACACCACCGAGCGTTCGGTCACCCAGGTGATCGAGCAGCAGCTGACCGGCATCGACAACCTGCTGTACTTCAGCTCGACCTCCAGCTCGTCCGGCCGCGCGACGATCACCCTGACCTTCCAGACCGGCACCAACGCGGACATCGCCCAGGTGCAGGTGCAGAACAAGGTCTCGCTGGCCCAGCCGCGCCTGCCCACCGAGGTCACCGCGCAGGGCGTGGTGGTGGCCAAGGCCAACGCCGGCTTCCTGATGGTGGTCGGCGTGCAGTCGGACAACGCCTCGATCGACCGCAACCACCTCAACGACATCATCGCCTCGCGCGTGCTCGACCAGATCGCGCGCGTGCCGGGCGTGGGCAGCACCCAGCACTTCGGTTCCGAGTACGCCATGAACATCTGGCTGGACCCGCTGAAGCTGCAGGGCTACAACATGTCGGCCAGCCAGGTGATGGCGGCGGTCCAGGCGCAGAACGTGCAGTTCGCCGCCGGCGCGATGGGCTCGGCCCCGGCGCCTGAGGGCCAGGCCTTCCAGGTCACCGTCTCGGCCGAAGGACGCTTCACCGATCCGGCGCAGTTCGAGAACATCATCCTGCGCGCTGACAGCGACGGCGCGACGGTGCGCCTGAAGGACGTGGCGCGGATCGGCTTCGGCGCGCAGAACTACGGCTTCGACACCAAGTACAACGGCAAGCCGGTCGGCGCCTTCGCCATCCAGCTGCTGCCGGGCGCCAACGCGCTGAACGTGTACGACGCGGTCACCGCCAAGATGAACGACCTGTCGGCCAGCTTCCCGCCGGGCGTCACCTGGTTCACGCCGTACGAGACCACCACCTTCGTCAAGATCTCCATCGAGGAAGTGGTCCACACGCTGATCGAGGCCATCATCCTGGTGTTCCTGGTGATGCTGATCTTCCTGCAGAACTTCCGCGCCACGGTCATCCCCACCCTGGTGATCCCGGTGGCGCTGCTGGGCACCTTCTGCGGCCTGGACATCATCGGCTTCACCATCAACCAGCTGACCATGTTCGCGATGGTGCTGGCGATCGGCATCGTGGTGGACGATGCGATCGTGGTGATCGAGAACGTCGAGCGCATCATGGCCGAGGAGAAGCTGCCGCCGCGCGAGGCCACGATCAAGGCGATGGAGCAGATCACCGGCGCGGTGGTGGCCATCACCGTGGTGCTGGCGGCGGTGTTCATCCCCTCGGCCCTGCAGGGCGGCGCCTCGGGCGAGATCTACAAGCAGTTCGCGCTGACCATCGCCATCTCGATGGGCTTCTCGGCCTTCTTGGCGCTGGGCTTCACGCCCTCGCTGTGCGCCAGCTTCCTCAAGCAGCATGAGGAGAACAGCCACGAGAAGAAGAACATCGTCTTCCGGACCTTCGAGAAGTACTACGGCAAGACCGAGAAGAGCTACGTCGGCATGATCGGCCGCCAGGTGAGGCACGCGCCGCGCTGGATGCTGCTGTTCGCCGTGCTGGTGGTGCTGACCGGCTTCCTCTTCACCCGTATCCCCACCAGCTTCATCCCCGAAGAGGACCAGGGCTACGCGCTGGCGATCGTGCAGGCCCCGCCGGGCACGCCGATGCAGCAGACCAACAAGGTCATGGACCAGATCCGCGGCACGCTGGGCAAGCTGGACGGCTTCGAAGGCATGATGCAGATCACCGGCTTCAGCTTCCTGGGCCAGGGCGAGAACGTGGGCATGGCCTTCATCCGCCTCAAGCCCTGGGATGAACGTCCGGGCGCCACCCAGTTCATCGGCCAGGCCAACGGCGCGCTGCAGGGCATCAAGGGTGCGCAGATCTTCGTGGTCAACCTGCCCACGATCCAGGGCCTGGGCCAGTTCGGCGGCTTCGACATGTGGCTGCAGGACCGCACCGGCGCCGGCCAGGATGCGCTGATGGCGGCGCGCAACCAGCTGCTGGGCATCGCCTCGCAGGACAAGTCGCTGATGCAGGTGCGTCCCAACACGCTGGAGAACGCTCCGCAGCTGCAGCTGAAGGTCGACCGCGTGCAGGCGCAGTCGATGGGCCTGTCGGTCAGCGACATCTACAACTCCATCCAGCTGATGCTGGCGCCGGTCTACGTCAACGACTTCTTCTACGGCGGCCGCATCAAGCGCGTGAACATGCGCGCCGACGCGCCGTTCCGCACCGGGCCCGAGTCGCTGGAGCAGTTCTACGTCCCCAGCAGCACCCAGAGCGATGCGCAGGGCAATCCGTCGATGATCCCGCTGTCCAACGTGGTGTCGACCAGCTGGGCCTCGCTGCCGCCGTCGCTGGCGCGCTACAACGGCTATTCGGCGGTCAACATCAATGGCTCGCCGGCGCCGGGCAGCTCCTCCGGCCAGGCCATGAACACCATGGAAGGCATCGTCCACGACAAGCTGCCGCCCGGCTTCGGCTTCGACTGGTCGGGCATGAGCTACCAGGAAATCCTGGCCGGCAACAGCCAGACCCTGCTGCTGGTGCTGTCGCTGGTCGTGGTCTTCCTGTGCCTGGCGGCGCTGTACGAGAGCTGGTCGATCCCGGTGTCGGTGCTGCTGGTGGTGCCGCTGGGCGCCCTGGGCGCGCTGGCCTTCACCATGCTGCGTGGCCTGTCCAACGACATCTTCTTCCAGATCGGCCTGATCACGGTCATCGGCCTGGCGGCGAAGAACGCGATCCTGATCGTCGAGTTCGCGGTGATGGAGCGCGCGCAGGGCCGCACGCTGCACGATGCCATCGTCAACGCCGCGCACCTGCGCATGCGCCCGATCCTGATGACCTCCTTCGCCTTCATCATGGGCGTGGTGCCGATGGCCATCTCCACCGGCGCCGGCGCCAATGCCCGCCACGCGATCTCCACCGGCGTGATCGGCGGCATGGTGTTCGCCACGGTGCTGGGCCTGCTGCTGATCCCGATGTTCTTCATCGTGGTGCGGCGCCTGCTGGGCGACAAGATGGACGAGCCCTCCAAGGAGTACCTGGCCTCGCACCAGGATGGCGGGCAGGACGGCCAGCCGCCGCGCCAGGACACCCCGCAGGGGCATGGCGGTCACTGA